A single Leptolyngbya sp. 'hensonii' DNA region contains:
- a CDS encoding DUF4242 domain-containing protein: protein MAFVIVETLADYPLTPENPTETDLRVLACLAERHSTWRYSLLSTDRRRMICTFEAPDAESVRESYRKGGGFFSCIWSGELIQPAGGLPQRQESKLKVIEGTYPPISVEAWNDANHKTLNCYAERGIEWIQSYISLDRTRVICELNAADAESVRQTQHKVGIAFDRVWSARLLLP from the coding sequence ATGGCATTTGTGATTGTAGAAACCCTGGCGGACTATCCCTTGACCCCAGAAAACCCCACAGAGACGGATCTAAGAGTCCTGGCCTGTCTGGCAGAACGTCACAGCACCTGGCGTTATTCCCTTTTGTCCACCGATCGGCGACGCATGATCTGCACCTTCGAGGCTCCCGATGCAGAATCCGTGCGGGAATCCTATCGCAAGGGTGGCGGGTTCTTCAGTTGCATCTGGAGCGGGGAGCTGATTCAACCTGCAGGGGGGCTCCCTCAACGCCAGGAATCGAAACTGAAAGTCATTGAAGGCACCTATCCTCCCATCAGCGTGGAAGCCTGGAATGATGCCAATCACAAAACCCTCAATTGTTATGCTGAACGGGGAATTGAGTGGATTCAGTCCTACATTTCCCTTGATCGCACCCGGGTCATTTGTGAACTCAATGCTGCCGATGCAGAATCCGTGCGGCAAACTCAACACAAGGTTGGCATTGCCTTCGATCGGGTCTGGTCAGCCCGTCTGTTGTTGCCCTAA
- a CDS encoding sterol desaturase family protein, with product MVIFFAFVSLIALTLVHDRSLTRFRTKSWEDWVLDLVGLGLQGLVIPLLQITVVYRLYQSLWPTLQGIVVIPGSLAFLLSFVLVDYLYYWNHRLLHTRWLWPWHQVHHTVTQMDVLGTSRNSLGSSFLILYLWVHTLALYLLQDPRGYLVGVSLTAMLDLWRHSELNPASDSPVGGFLSPWLILPQDHTLHHDPTLSPGYYGANLKLWDRLHGTDRLSLLSSATLFPELPLIRKLFWPFP from the coding sequence ATGGTTATCTTCTTCGCCTTTGTGTCCCTGATCGCTCTGACGCTCGTGCACGATCGCTCCCTGACTCGCTTCCGCACAAAATCCTGGGAAGATTGGGTGCTGGATCTGGTGGGCCTGGGTCTACAGGGTCTGGTGATTCCCCTGCTGCAGATCACGGTGGTGTACCGTCTTTACCAAAGCCTCTGGCCCACTTTACAAGGTATTGTCGTCATACCAGGCAGCCTTGCTTTTCTCCTCAGTTTTGTGTTGGTGGATTATCTCTACTATTGGAACCATCGGCTGCTGCATACCCGCTGGCTCTGGCCCTGGCATCAGGTGCACCACACTGTCACCCAGATGGATGTGCTGGGCACCTCCCGCAACAGTCTGGGGAGCAGTTTTCTGATTCTGTACCTGTGGGTGCATACCCTGGCCCTCTACCTGCTGCAAGACCCCAGAGGCTACCTGGTCGGGGTGAGTCTGACCGCAATGTTGGACCTGTGGCGACACAGTGAGCTCAACCCTGCTAGCGATTCACCGGTGGGGGGATTTCTCTCTCCCTGGCTAATTCTGCCCCAGGATCATACCCTGCACCATGACCCTACCCTGAGCCCAGGGTATTACGGGGCCAATCTAAAGCTGTGGGACCGGTTGCATGGGACCGATCGGCTCTCCCTCCTTTCCTCTGCTACCCTGTTCCCTGAGTTACCGTTGATACGCAAGCTGTTCTGGCCCTTTCCATGA
- a CDS encoding GH3 auxin-responsive promoter family protein: MASLLRMALAPVAQGFHQALEHPQQAQGRVQRQICDRLLASQYGQALGVQSVADWSQIPIVDYDEMAPWIQRQQGNTAPILTPEPILFYEKTSGSRGPAKWIPYTRSLRRSFNHLFCIWAHDLLSHGPPFASGKAYFCISPQLNDPPSGDLSIGLADDSEYLDPWLRWLLKPFLVMPPGLTRLQDPEQFKHQLCLALLQDVNLEIISIWSPSFLQVLLHYIQAHRTELQSELQGKLSPDRLGLLGASPLPWTTLWPKLKLISCWDSVHAADRAAVLRQLFPDVLVQGKGLLATEAPITVPLIQARGFLPLLDEVFLEFADADNRIHLLHELEMGTPYSVILSQKGGLYRYRLGDRVRATHQYKATPCLEFLGRDQPLSDLVGEKLHEDFVRDVLTTLDLPDTSYQSLVSVLHPTPHYVLLLDRASQPPENLARTLDRGLCQSYQYRQARHLGQLTAAQVIVSETIAATIVQVRLQQGQKWGDVKHPLLLTTPLPHLPRDGQ, translated from the coding sequence GTGGCCTCCCTGCTGAGAATGGCCCTGGCCCCGGTGGCCCAGGGATTTCATCAGGCTCTGGAGCACCCTCAGCAGGCTCAAGGGAGGGTCCAGCGTCAGATCTGCGATCGCCTCCTCGCCAGCCAATATGGTCAGGCCCTGGGAGTGCAGTCTGTGGCAGATTGGTCCCAGATCCCGATCGTGGACTATGACGAGATGGCCCCCTGGATCCAGCGACAACAGGGCAATACAGCACCTATCCTGACTCCAGAACCCATCCTCTTTTACGAAAAAACGTCGGGGAGTCGGGGACCGGCCAAGTGGATTCCCTACACCCGATCGCTACGCCGATCTTTTAATCACCTATTCTGCATCTGGGCCCATGATCTGCTCTCCCATGGCCCCCCCTTTGCCAGCGGCAAAGCCTACTTCTGCATTTCCCCTCAACTGAATGATCCCCCCTCTGGGGATCTTTCCATCGGTCTAGCAGATGACTCTGAGTATCTCGATCCCTGGCTTCGCTGGCTGCTAAAGCCGTTTCTGGTGATGCCACCAGGTCTGACCCGGCTCCAAGACCCAGAGCAGTTCAAACATCAGCTCTGTCTGGCCTTACTCCAGGACGTGAATCTGGAAATCATTTCCATCTGGAGCCCCAGTTTTTTACAGGTCCTCCTGCATTACATCCAGGCCCACAGAACCGAACTCCAGTCGGAGCTCCAGGGAAAACTCTCCCCCGATCGTTTGGGCCTGTTGGGAGCATCCCCCCTCCCTTGGACCACCCTCTGGCCCAAGCTGAAATTGATTTCCTGTTGGGATAGTGTCCATGCTGCTGATCGGGCCGCAGTGCTGCGCCAACTTTTCCCCGATGTGCTGGTCCAGGGAAAGGGACTGCTGGCCACCGAGGCCCCGATCACGGTGCCGCTGATCCAGGCCAGGGGCTTTCTGCCGCTGCTGGATGAGGTCTTTCTGGAATTTGCCGATGCCGACAACCGGATTCATCTACTCCATGAGCTGGAGATGGGGACTCCCTACAGTGTTATTCTTTCCCAGAAGGGAGGACTCTACCGATATCGCCTGGGCGATCGGGTGCGAGCAACCCACCAGTACAAAGCCACACCCTGCCTGGAGTTCCTGGGACGCGATCAACCCCTCAGTGATCTGGTGGGGGAGAAGCTCCACGAAGACTTTGTGCGGGATGTTTTGACCACCCTGGATCTCCCTGATACGAGCTACCAGAGCCTAGTATCAGTGTTACACCCCACACCCCATTACGTCCTGCTCCTGGATCGAGCCTCCCAGCCCCCTGAGAACCTTGCCCGTACCCTCGATCGAGGACTCTGCCAGTCTTACCAGTATCGTCAGGCCCGTCACCTGGGTCAGCTCACCGCCGCCCAGGTGATCGTGTCTGAGACCATCGCAGCCACGATCGTCCAGGTCAGACTGCAGCAGGGCCAGAAATGGGGAGATGTGAAACATCCTCTGCTGCTCACCACTCCCCTGCCTCATCTCCCCAGGGATGGACAGTAA
- a CDS encoding homocysteine S-methyltransferase family protein, whose translation MTRYRHQLPQLSNSLFITDGGLETTLIFHQGWDLPDFAAFDLLKHQTGYQALRQYFQSYAVLAQTYGMGLVLESATWRANPDWGTKLGYDRATLAEMNRRSIALLHQIRTEYETVRSPMVISGCLGPRGDGYIPSEAMTIGEAAVYHQDQITTFWEAGADLVTAMTMNYVEEAIGIVQAAQFTGMPVAISFTVETDGNLPTGQPLADAIAQVDAITDQGPAYYMINCAHPTHFEALLSRGEPWVGRIRGLRGNASAKSHAELNEATELDDGNPEELAQQYRDLREQLPHLTILGGCCGTDQRHIESICKACVPLVWTHFSSIGAWM comes from the coding sequence ATGACACGCTACAGACACCAATTACCGCAACTTTCGAATAGCCTGTTTATCACTGACGGGGGCCTTGAGACCACCCTCATCTTCCATCAAGGCTGGGATTTACCAGATTTTGCCGCCTTTGACTTGCTCAAACATCAGACCGGCTATCAAGCCCTGCGACAATACTTCCAGAGCTACGCTGTCCTCGCCCAAACCTATGGGATGGGGCTAGTCCTGGAAAGCGCCACCTGGCGAGCCAACCCAGACTGGGGCACAAAACTTGGCTATGATCGGGCCACCCTGGCAGAAATGAATCGACGGTCGATCGCCCTGCTCCATCAAATTCGCACCGAATACGAGACCGTTCGTAGCCCCATGGTGATCAGCGGCTGCCTGGGTCCCCGTGGCGATGGCTACATCCCATCTGAGGCCATGACCATCGGTGAAGCCGCAGTCTACCACCAGGACCAGATCACCACCTTCTGGGAAGCCGGGGCAGACCTAGTCACGGCCATGACCATGAACTATGTGGAAGAGGCGATCGGGATTGTCCAGGCGGCCCAGTTCACCGGGATGCCGGTGGCCATTTCCTTCACCGTTGAAACCGATGGAAACCTGCCTACGGGACAGCCTCTGGCAGATGCGATCGCTCAGGTTGATGCCATTACCGATCAGGGGCCAGCCTATTACATGATCAACTGTGCCCATCCCACCCATTTCGAGGCTTTGTTGAGCCGGGGTGAGCCCTGGGTAGGGCGGATTCGGGGCCTCCGGGGCAATGCCTCTGCGAAAAGTCACGCGGAACTGAATGAGGCCACAGAGCTGGACGATGGCAATCCAGAAGAGTTGGCCCAGCAGTACCGTGACCTGAGAGAGCAATTACCCCATCTGACTATACTGGGAGGATGTTGTGGAACCGATCAGCGCCACATTGAGTCTATTTGCAAAGCCTGTGTGCCCCTGGTGTGGACCCATTTCTCCAGCATAGGAGCCTGGATGTGA
- the hemE gene encoding uroporphyrinogen decarboxylase, translating to MATLSQVPHLLRAARGEKVDRPPVWMMRQAGRYMKVYRDLRDKYPSFRERSENPDLAIEISLQPFRAFQPDGVILFSDILTPLPGMGIPFDIVESRGPIIDPPIRSMEQIEQLHALDPETSLPFIRTILQTLRQEVGNQATVLGFVGAPWTLAAYAIEGKSSKDYAVIKRMAFSAPQILHAFLEKLADAIAIYVRYQIDCGAQVVQMFDSWAGQLSPQDYDVFALPYQQRVFRQVKATHPDTPLILYINGSAGILERMAQSGADIVSVDWTVDMADARRRLGSEVGVQGNMDPCALFGSQDFIRDRIFDTVRKAGNHRHIFNLGHGVLPSTPEENVAFFFETAKQLDKLLAMPV from the coding sequence ATGGCGACCTTATCTCAAGTTCCTCATCTTTTGCGGGCTGCCCGTGGTGAAAAAGTCGATCGTCCGCCCGTTTGGATGATGCGTCAGGCAGGTCGCTATATGAAGGTGTATCGAGACTTACGAGATAAGTACCCCTCGTTCCGGGAACGTTCGGAAAATCCCGATCTGGCCATTGAAATCTCGCTGCAACCCTTCCGGGCCTTTCAACCCGATGGGGTGATCCTCTTCTCCGATATTCTGACCCCCCTGCCAGGCATGGGCATCCCTTTTGACATCGTCGAGAGCCGGGGGCCGATCATTGACCCTCCCATCCGCTCCATGGAGCAGATCGAACAACTCCATGCCCTCGACCCGGAAACTTCCCTCCCCTTCATCCGAACGATTCTCCAAACCCTGCGTCAGGAAGTGGGCAATCAAGCCACGGTGCTGGGTTTTGTCGGTGCCCCCTGGACTCTGGCCGCCTATGCGATCGAAGGTAAGAGCTCCAAAGATTACGCTGTGATTAAACGGATGGCTTTCTCAGCTCCTCAGATTTTGCATGCATTTCTGGAAAAGCTAGCGGATGCGATCGCCATTTATGTCCGTTATCAGATTGATTGTGGAGCCCAGGTGGTGCAGATGTTTGATTCCTGGGCTGGTCAACTGAGTCCTCAAGATTACGATGTCTTTGCACTCCCCTATCAGCAGCGCGTTTTTCGGCAGGTGAAGGCCACCCACCCAGACACCCCCCTCATCCTCTATATCAATGGCAGTGCCGGGATTCTGGAACGGATGGCCCAGTCGGGTGCAGATATTGTCAGCGTCGATTGGACTGTGGATATGGCGGATGCCCGTCGGCGTCTGGGGTCTGAGGTGGGGGTGCAGGGCAATATGGATCCCTGTGCTCTGTTTGGGTCGCAGGATTTCATTCGCGATCGGATCTTTGATACGGTGCGGAAGGCGGGCAACCACCGGCATATCTTTAACCTGGGTCATGGGGTGCTGCCCAGCACGCCAGAGGAGAATGTCGCCTTCTTCTTTGAAACGGCGAAGCAGTTGGATAAATTGCTGGCGATGCCGGTTTAG
- a CDS encoding BTAD domain-containing putative transcriptional regulator: MAQPLTIRLLGGFSLTEGNRPLGTPITGRSQALLGFLVLHRHAAQTRQRIAFHLWPDSSEAQARANLRKELSGLRRSLPQADTLLWVDAKTMQWIGTEIATLDVVAFESAVQAAEQTSNRGEAKSRLEQALQLYQGDLLPDHPDGWLIPERQRLQQQAGWALNRLVTLLEAQQDYTRAIAYAQQMLRLDGLNEATYTTLMRLHELTGDRASALQVYHQCMTVLREELGIDPSLTTRRLYEQLLREETDPEQPPLKPSKAPPIPSSLPPFPAGSRPPLIGRPQEWACIQQWAKAILQDWPDPKSRPAMPIAPRVLLLLGEPGIGKTRLLEELGERAAGQAQILWGHGYAPEMTRPYGVWIDALRNAAITATVPLPPELGFWLPELGHPSPAPPDLSHLLDAMVQVLAQWVHQTPLFVFLDDLQWVDEASSTVLHYAIRLLRPLPVLFACTARSGELAENAAMMRVIQALRREQQIQTLELRPLDREETADLIRSTSEVHVPGLSLAIINQVFINSGGNPLFALEIARSLGQTNPAPTHNLAALIGDRLQRLDAPIRELLPWAAALGRSFKPTTLALVADYPLPRLLTAIETLEQQAIIRPGSGLGQDTGYDFAHDIVRQVVYEQLSPPRRQMVHWQIAQRLQQQANQNNGLISDIAHHAALAGDHPLATAAALAAATHCLKVFAYAEALELAQQGLQHCQHLDPSTRLPLQLGLLRICALAGVTCDRAAQLEQDVHHLIHEAQSLGLNDAAAVGLETLVIWQFDRSNFTAVHHQSLQVAAASQAASPATAARMLAYSGSCLAEIGRDLIRAEALLESAQTLAARVGLEICDIFSGLGCVHRHHGRYPEARSLLQRACHLARAEQDHWREFTYISYLAMTELEAGNPEAALPYCDEMSAVAANIQGEGSEAAVAGALAALARYQRQPTAVLNQELNQGITTLQQVDTKRMLAYVLIGAATVDLRCGRPDLAVSHAETALQTAQIVNHPSEIALSWALLIQSLLALGERQQAVAHFTALHPTLDRLDLNHLAQIAVDQTLQQIQPTDPSIALR, encoded by the coding sequence ATGGCTCAACCTCTCACCATTAGGCTCCTGGGAGGCTTCTCCCTAACAGAAGGCAACCGCCCCCTGGGAACGCCGATCACGGGACGATCGCAAGCCCTGCTGGGCTTCCTGGTGTTGCATCGCCATGCAGCCCAGACCCGACAGCGGATCGCCTTTCACCTCTGGCCCGATTCCAGCGAGGCTCAGGCAAGGGCAAACCTGCGGAAGGAATTGAGTGGCCTGCGTCGCAGCCTGCCCCAGGCCGATACATTGTTGTGGGTAGATGCCAAAACAATGCAATGGATCGGAACTGAGATCGCCACGCTGGATGTGGTCGCATTTGAATCTGCCGTGCAAGCCGCAGAGCAGACCTCCAATCGAGGGGAAGCTAAATCCAGGCTGGAACAGGCTCTGCAGCTATATCAAGGAGATTTGTTACCTGACCATCCGGATGGGTGGCTTATCCCCGAACGGCAACGACTGCAACAGCAGGCCGGGTGGGCCTTAAACCGACTGGTTACCCTATTAGAAGCACAACAGGATTACACCAGGGCCATCGCCTACGCACAACAGATGCTGCGGCTGGATGGGTTAAATGAAGCAACCTACACCACCCTCATGCGCTTGCATGAGTTAACCGGCGATCGAGCCAGTGCACTGCAGGTCTACCACCAGTGCATGACTGTCCTGCGGGAAGAACTAGGGATCGACCCCAGTCTGACCACGCGCAGACTGTATGAGCAACTACTACGGGAAGAGACCGATCCCGAACAGCCCCCCCTGAAACCCAGCAAGGCCCCACCTATCCCCTCCAGCCTACCTCCATTCCCCGCAGGAAGCAGACCTCCGTTGATTGGACGCCCGCAGGAGTGGGCCTGCATCCAGCAATGGGCTAAGGCCATCCTGCAGGACTGGCCTGACCCGAAATCCAGGCCAGCGATGCCGATAGCGCCCAGAGTCCTGCTGTTGTTGGGGGAACCTGGCATTGGCAAAACCCGATTATTGGAAGAACTGGGAGAGCGCGCTGCAGGTCAGGCTCAGATCCTGTGGGGCCATGGCTATGCTCCTGAGATGACGCGACCCTATGGGGTCTGGATTGATGCCCTCCGGAATGCAGCCATCACTGCCACCGTCCCGCTCCCTCCAGAACTAGGGTTCTGGCTACCTGAACTGGGACACCCTTCTCCAGCACCACCCGATCTGAGCCATTTGCTGGATGCCATGGTTCAAGTTCTGGCGCAATGGGTCCACCAAACCCCCCTGTTCGTGTTTCTGGATGATCTGCAATGGGTCGATGAAGCCTCCTCAACCGTGCTGCATTACGCGATCCGCCTGCTGCGGCCTTTGCCCGTCTTGTTTGCCTGCACTGCCCGATCGGGAGAACTGGCAGAGAACGCAGCCATGATGCGGGTCATCCAGGCTCTGAGACGGGAACAACAGATCCAGACCCTAGAATTGCGGCCCCTCGATCGGGAAGAAACGGCAGATCTGATTCGCAGCACCTCAGAGGTGCATGTCCCTGGCCTCTCTCTGGCCATCATCAATCAGGTCTTCATCAACAGCGGCGGCAACCCCCTCTTCGCTCTGGAAATTGCCCGCTCCCTGGGTCAGACCAACCCTGCTCCCACCCACAATCTGGCCGCGCTGATCGGCGATCGTTTACAGCGCCTGGACGCCCCGATACGGGAATTGCTGCCCTGGGCAGCCGCTCTGGGACGGAGCTTCAAACCGACAACCCTGGCTCTGGTCGCCGATTATCCTCTGCCCAGGCTGTTAACGGCGATCGAGACCCTGGAGCAACAGGCCATTATCCGTCCTGGTTCTGGCCTGGGTCAGGATACAGGCTATGACTTTGCCCATGACATTGTGCGCCAAGTCGTCTATGAACAACTCTCCCCACCTCGCCGCCAGATGGTACATTGGCAGATTGCCCAGCGGTTGCAGCAGCAGGCCAACCAGAACAACGGCTTAATCAGTGATATTGCTCATCACGCTGCCCTGGCTGGCGATCACCCCCTGGCCACCGCTGCCGCCCTCGCCGCCGCCACCCATTGCCTGAAGGTCTTTGCCTATGCTGAAGCCCTGGAGTTAGCCCAGCAAGGTCTGCAGCATTGCCAACACCTGGATCCATCCACCAGACTGCCGTTGCAGTTGGGCTTGCTGCGGATTTGCGCCCTGGCAGGCGTGACCTGCGATCGAGCAGCACAACTGGAACAGGATGTTCATCACCTAATCCATGAGGCCCAATCCCTGGGTCTAAATGATGCCGCTGCTGTTGGGCTAGAGACCCTGGTCATCTGGCAGTTCGATCGGAGCAATTTTACAGCGGTTCACCACCAGTCCCTGCAAGTAGCAGCAGCCAGTCAGGCTGCCAGCCCAGCAACAGCAGCGCGCATGCTGGCTTACAGCGGATCCTGTCTGGCGGAAATTGGGCGAGACCTGATCCGGGCCGAAGCGTTGCTGGAGTCGGCCCAGACCCTTGCAGCCAGAGTAGGACTGGAGATTTGTGACATTTTCAGCGGTTTGGGCTGTGTCCATCGTCATCATGGACGATACCCTGAGGCCCGATCGCTCCTGCAGCGGGCCTGCCACCTGGCCAGAGCTGAACAAGATCACTGGCGGGAATTCACGTACATCAGCTATCTGGCCATGACCGAACTGGAAGCCGGGAATCCAGAGGCAGCCCTACCCTACTGCGATGAAATGTCGGCTGTGGCCGCCAACATCCAGGGAGAAGGGAGTGAAGCGGCTGTAGCTGGAGCTCTGGCTGCCTTAGCTCGATATCAACGACAGCCCACGGCAGTGCTGAACCAGGAGTTGAATCAGGGGATTACAACCCTGCAACAGGTGGATACGAAACGGATGCTGGCCTATGTGCTGATTGGTGCAGCCACCGTCGATTTGCGCTGCGGTCGCCCGGACCTCGCTGTCTCCCACGCTGAAACGGCGCTGCAAACCGCCCAGATCGTGAATCATCCCAGCGAAATTGCCCTCAGTTGGGCTTTGTTGATCCAAAGTCTGCTGGCCCTGGGAGAACGCCAGCAGGCAGTCGCTCATTTTACGGCCTTACACCCGACCCTCGATCGTCTGGATCTGAACCATCTGGCCCAAATCGCCGTTGATCAGACCCTCCAGCAGATACAACCCACAGACCCATCCATTGCATTGAGGTGA
- a CDS encoding aromatic ring-hydroxylating dioxygenase subunit alpha has product MQFADFWYVAALERDLKPNRVLSRVILDEWLALFRGPDGQPVALRDRCLHRNSRLSPGTVCRGQLHCPYHGWVYDQTGTVVAVPAEGDHYSPSPPRQAVRYDTCEQDGYVYVRLAPSPPEVFRPFALPFYQQPGWETVRVINRFSNSVTNCAENFIDIPHTVSVHPGVFRTPHRQKLDMTVERRNGSVFVVYRNETTNLGWYRPFLNWNGHPIQHTDEFHMPNITSVEYNLGPRRRLFITSQSIPETADSTLVYTDVTFNYGLWNKLARPFVYWTAQHIIHQDMAILGLQQETIARYGQQFCHTSADTIHVFVESIRAAIARGQDPRTLPNQRVEVTFWV; this is encoded by the coding sequence ATGCAATTTGCAGACTTTTGGTACGTGGCTGCTCTAGAGCGGGACTTGAAACCCAATCGGGTGTTGAGTCGGGTCATTCTGGATGAATGGCTGGCTCTATTTCGGGGACCAGACGGGCAGCCCGTTGCCCTGCGCGATCGTTGCCTGCACCGCAACAGCCGCCTCTCCCCTGGCACGGTCTGCCGGGGCCAACTCCATTGCCCTTACCATGGTTGGGTCTATGACCAGACTGGCACCGTGGTTGCCGTGCCTGCGGAAGGGGACCATTACAGTCCCTCTCCCCCACGACAGGCCGTTCGCTATGACACCTGTGAACAGGATGGTTACGTTTATGTGCGGCTGGCCCCCTCTCCTCCAGAAGTCTTCCGCCCCTTTGCCCTGCCGTTCTACCAACAGCCCGGTTGGGAAACAGTCCGTGTGATTAATCGCTTCTCCAACTCTGTCACCAACTGCGCCGAGAACTTCATCGATATTCCCCATACAGTTTCGGTCCATCCCGGCGTGTTTCGCACCCCCCACCGCCAGAAACTGGACATGACTGTGGAACGGCGCAATGGCTCCGTCTTCGTGGTCTATCGCAACGAAACCACTAACCTGGGCTGGTATCGCCCCTTTCTCAACTGGAATGGACATCCGATCCAGCATACAGACGAGTTCCACATGCCCAATATCACCAGCGTGGAGTACAATCTGGGGCCCCGACGCCGACTGTTCATCACCAGCCAATCCATCCCGGAGACCGCAGACTCCACCCTCGTCTATACGGATGTAACATTCAACTACGGCCTCTGGAACAAACTGGCCCGCCCTTTTGTTTACTGGACAGCCCAACATATCATTCATCAGGACATGGCCATTTTAGGTCTGCAACAAGAGACGATCGCCCGCTATGGCCAGCAGTTCTGCCACACGTCTGCCGACACCATTCATGTCTTTGTGGAATCCATTCGCGCCGCGATCGCCCGGGGTCAGGACCCCCGTACCCTGCCAAACCAGAGGGTGGAGGTGACCTTCTGGGTATGA
- a CDS encoding GNAT family N-acetyltransferase: MFQTQFDLTPTHRPTAAPQMRIARPIDQKYVIATLVLAFSQDPIVRWMYPDAYQYLTHFPRFVQAFGGKAFDQGTAYSINTYAGTALWFSPGVELDAEPLFELVRHSVFEPEQADVFGLFEQMDHYHPHPPHWYLPLIGVEPTSQGQGYGSALLQHVLQYCDRDRIPAYLESSNPANIPLYQRHGFALLGTIQAGTSPTLFPMLRQPQ; this comes from the coding sequence ATGTTTCAGACCCAATTTGATCTCACCCCGACTCATCGCCCCACTGCAGCGCCCCAGATGCGCATCGCCAGACCGATCGATCAAAAATATGTGATTGCGACCCTGGTCCTAGCCTTCAGTCAGGATCCGATCGTCCGCTGGATGTATCCAGACGCCTATCAGTATCTGACCCATTTCCCCCGCTTTGTTCAGGCATTTGGGGGAAAAGCCTTTGACCAGGGAACTGCCTATTCCATCAACACCTATGCTGGTACAGCCCTCTGGTTTTCCCCAGGGGTGGAACTGGATGCAGAGCCCCTGTTCGAACTAGTGCGCCACAGTGTTTTTGAGCCAGAGCAGGCAGACGTATTTGGCCTGTTCGAACAGATGGATCACTATCATCCCCACCCCCCCCACTGGTATCTACCCCTGATCGGGGTTGAACCCACCTCCCAGGGCCAGGGCTATGGTTCAGCCTTGCTACAGCATGTTCTACAGTATTGCGATCGCGATCGTATCCCAGCCTATCTGGAATCCTCAAACCCAGCCAACATTCCCCTTTACCAGCGGCATGGCTTCGCGCTCCTGGGGACAATTCAGGCAGGCACATCCCCCACCCTGTTCCCCATGCTCCGCCAGCCGCAATAA
- a CDS encoding acyl transferase, protein MTFLSRILSFFPAFVLVTIAVAFLYLCIAPGVLSILALLFSFYGFPLLVFRLHNVFYPLQEGISDLIGPTYSPWWGSHQIQSLYIAFPALESILRLIPGAFSLWLRLWGARIGRSVYWTPKLEIADRSLLEIGDRVIFGYQIALCSHIIKPRRQNLMLYVRRIKIGSEAFLGSGSYIGPGVEIEAGTSVPIASHLYLNTKVQEASVTDQTTYSNETDGGDGDDE, encoded by the coding sequence ATGACCTTCCTCAGCCGAATTCTCAGCTTCTTTCCGGCGTTCGTGCTGGTGACGATCGCAGTTGCTTTTCTCTACCTTTGTATTGCCCCCGGTGTTCTCAGTATCCTGGCCCTGCTGTTTAGCTTCTATGGTTTTCCCCTGCTCGTCTTCCGCCTGCACAACGTTTTCTATCCCCTGCAAGAAGGGATCAGTGATTTGATCGGGCCGACCTATTCACCCTGGTGGGGTAGTCACCAGATCCAGAGTTTATACATTGCATTTCCAGCCCTGGAAAGCATCCTCAGACTGATTCCCGGCGCTTTCTCCCTGTGGTTGCGTCTCTGGGGGGCACGCATCGGTCGATCGGTCTACTGGACCCCCAAACTGGAGATTGCCGATCGCAGCCTGCTGGAGATCGGCGATCGGGTTATCTTTGGCTACCAGATTGCCCTCTGCTCCCATATCATCAAACCCCGTCGCCAGAATCTGATGCTGTACGTGCGGCGAATCAAAATCGGCAGTGAGGCATTCCTGGGGTCAGGCTCCTACATCGGTCCAGGGGTGGAAATTGAGGCTGGAACTTCCGTGCCAATCGCCAGTCACCTGTATCTGAATACAAAAGTCCAGGAAGCCTCGGTAACGGATCAGACAACCTATAGTAACGAGACGGATGGAGGAGATGGGGATGATGAGTGA